Within Vigna unguiculata cultivar IT97K-499-35 chromosome 2, ASM411807v1, whole genome shotgun sequence, the genomic segment TGGTCCCCCACTTttgtatttctttctttttcaatgtattAAAAATGCTGTAAACCTCTTGGTATTCAAATTTCTATGGATAGGAAAGAACTATAACTCAAATGTTCATCTTAAGGATAATTTAATTAGCATGGTTTATAAACATTAGAGGGGAGACAAAAACAGGGAGGTGAGGGGATTTTCCTTCTCTTATCCTTTCCCGATATTTGAACCAAACAAGCTCTTAATGAGTTTCAACATTCAAGAATGCTTTGTATGAAAAATCtgtttccaatttttttttcctaccaAGGTGAAGATAGAGTTTTGTATGGATAGCTTATCcgagattaatttaaaattctcCAAAAGTTTGATTTTCATTGTAATGATAAAATATGGAACAAGTAATGTTAACAACTTGAAAATGTTGTGGCTTAATTTCTCTCTCCATTGAAACCCTGTAGCTTTTTTATGAACGCTGCATTCTTTATTGTAGggtgaaatattaaaattcatgtGGAATTCACAAAACATGTATGGCTGGGATTATTTTGGTgaaactacattttttttttgtttaaagcCCTTaggaaactaataaaaaaaaagcattaGTTTTCTAAAACAAGTTTAACTAAACACACAATAATAGAAAATGAGGCTAACTTGGCTTTCATGAGGATGTTTAAAAGAATGTGTTTATATTACCATCATTTTTTGTAGTTTCAATTATAACCTGCAGCATCTTTTCTCTGGATAGGGATTCCATTGAACACAGACTTGTGTTCTATAAAATAGTTCTAGATTAACTCTTAGAAATTGCAGAAACATCCAGATGCTGAGACTGTCAAAACCGGTGGGTGCCCAATCTTTAAAGAACTTTGCACAATATTCTCTGAGCCAGCAACCAATGGCAAACATGAATATGTAGCTGCATCTGAGGGTGAACATACTTCTGTAACTCCTTGTCTAGAGCCATTGAACACGCACCATGAGGAGTCCTCATCAGAATCTCAGGACGAGGAAGATGCTAATGATCCTCAAACAGTTCAACCTACTACACCTACTGGAATTTCTAAGCGCAAAAGAGGACGTAAAGGAATTGATGAAGCTATTGCAGATGCCATGTTTGAGATGGCGTCTGCTTCAAAGATGAGGGCAGCTGCCATAGAGCAACAAATTGCTAGATTTAGCATGGCTGACTGTATTAGGGACTTAGATTTGATGCAAGGTGTTGATCAACAACTATATTTTGCTGCTCTTGATCTGTTCAACAAACCTAATGCTAGGGAGATATTTTTGTCCCTCAAAAAGGATAAACGTTTAACTTGGTTGCGTGGTAAGTGTTCTGTTGCATCCAATTTATCTTGTGCAgaatgaaaaaagagaaaaaaaaaaaaaaatcttagtcAGAGTTTGATCCCTTTCTGTTAAATTATTTGCAAGCTTTGATTATATAATCTCATACATACAATAGTACTTCCGGAATTGTTAATGTTAAAACCAGTATTAATGTGTATTATTAATGTTTGCACGCGGGAGTGGATTCAGtcacttttttttagaaaaaatctcATAATTTTAGTTCGTtcattttcatctgttttttttttttattttttgaaaattgaagtGAATCATTCAAGATATGAAAATGAACTAAAGTTACATAAATTTTTCCTCAAAAGGTCACCCTTCCCTTTGCACACACCTATGatgttttcaaaacttttaaattggaccattaaacttgaaaaaagtttaaattggtaattatcaaaagaattttaaacatataatcACTTGTTTATTGGGACTATTTTAGTAAATtgatttcttttcttaaaatatacgcaaagtttaatttgataagtttttttttaaacaagatCCCAATAAATCTTGTAAGAATTTAGTAATGTATATTTCTCATCTACGagttttttacaaattataactttttattttatgaaattgtacTTGGTATAAGTTAggaaatataataattagaaatgtattaaatatatcAATCAAGTCACATCAAGTAATAATTATAtgtcaataaatataaaaaaaattatgtaaaagttTAGATGAGTGTGTGTGTGCGCTAAGATATCTTACATTGTTTGAACAAATTCTATCttggtgaattgattttgaTGGTTGCTTAATAGTTTGATGGGTCAAACGTTGCTAGTACAATTTTAAATGTATGTCACCAAAGCCACAGAATCAGTTGAACAACATATTAAGCACAGTTCAGTGAAATCTGACAAGCACAGAACTAACTACCACATCCAGCAACATGCGTAACATTACATTTAGCATTTCctaaacataattattaaaaaaagaaatacttacgaatataattcaaattttcagtGATTCCAATGTTGAAGGATTCtatgaaaaggagaaaaaaaaagtagaagtGTTTTATTATACTATAGAGTTTAGTCTGCGGTCCTCGTACcaaattaaattcaattccGCACATAATTCTTGCAGGAAACGTGACAGGAGCAGAGATTCTGTATTTTTGTTGAATGCATAGACAAGACACTTTCCCAAAGTTAAGAAGAGGAATCAAACCTTAAAAAAAAGGTACAACTTGGCCACAAAATTCTGAGTCTTCAaatcttcaattttttctcgactatatatattatcatattaacAGTACACAATGAAACCAAGTAAAACCCATCGTAATAAATGCTTGCGGATTGAGGAATCTACACCAATAGTCTCCATAACAGGTGGTATGAGGTATCATGATTCATGATATCAGATTCATCTATACACGACATATGAACTAGAATTCTCCTACGCCAATATTCTCTTCACGTCATGCTCCTGTTCAGCAACTTTGGCTTTGTTGTATACAGATTCAAAAACCTCCATGCAAACACTTGAAAACCCCACAATCCCTTGAAACACATGAGGGCAACCCATTTGCAAGTTGTTCAGCGTCATTGCCCTAGTCACACTCACTGCCTTCTCGTACttgttcttctcttcttctGCCTTTGCTCTCAAAGCTTCCACCTTGGCACGCTTCTGGGTCACCGAGTCCTTGTTTCGCATTGAACCAGAGGATTCTGGCATGGAGTATGGACCATACTTGCACTCCAACGACCGAAGCTGAACCACCTTCTTCTCAAGCTCTTTGAACGCGCAATCTGACTTCTTCTTCTGTTTATACTCCTCTGCCTGTTGCTCCACTATGGCATGAATAACCGTCAACAAGCTTTTTATTCCTTCGGATGCTACATTGTCTGGAATGCGATCAACAGCAAGGTGCCATTCTTCACAGAGGGAGTATATCTTTGACTCCTCCGGGGTTCTGCTTAGAGGGTTTTTGCTGAACTGGAAAAGGGTGAGTCTTAGCCAACCTGTGAGGGATTGGATGTAATCGCGGTGAGCCTTGAAGAGGTTGCAGAAAGATTGGTGCCATTGCTGAACTTCAAGCTCCAGCTGAAGAGTTGATTGCCTGTGAATCTCAGAAGTGGGGTTGTTTGATGGTACGGTGTTGAGGTACTCTAGCTGCTGAACTATGTGCTTTTGAACTTGATGACACTCGTACATGCTTCTCCACATGCACATTAATCTGCCAACATAACAAACACAATGCTGAGAAAGCCTTCTTATTCTGATAAACTTCACtagtacatatatttttttctctaataaatGTTTTTGATTGTTGAATGTTGTTGAATTGTAATGTCAGTTATGTCACTGTTGATAGAAATCCTAGCAGACAGGGATAGTGCTACACATTATTCTGTAAGCAAATCAGAAGCAACAGTGTTTGTGCAAGGACAACAAGCATTCCGGATGAAAGCAAACAAAATGGCGAAGGATGATTTGTATTTTAGATCGTTTGGCAGTTCCCAGCAGAGAGTATACCTCGATTTCAACCTTTCTCGAATTTGTGTTGTTTGTACAGGTTGCCAAAGTAAAAAGGATATCATGATTTTATGAACAGAAAACCCAGATGAGAATCATCATGCGGGGACCATAACATCCCATCCATTGGTACATAATCATTCCAATTGAAAGTCATGTGAGAAACTATATGGTACAAAGTACGCCACAATAATGTCTAGTCC encodes:
- the LOC114173406 gene encoding L10-interacting MYB domain-containing protein-like codes for the protein MAGQFTRSRRLETQQQEQSRARWTTSLTKILATLMVDQVHKGNKHNNLFNKKAWKYICDEFYSKTGLKWDKEQLKNRYSVLRRQYTIVKSILDQSDFSWDESTGSITANDEIWAEYIKKHPDAETVKTGGCPIFKELCTIFSEPATNGKHEYVAASEGEHTSVTPCLEPLNTHHEESSSESQDEEDANDPQTVQPTTPTGISKRKRGRKGIDEAIADAMFEMASASKMRAAAIEQQIARFSMADCIRDLDLMQGVDQQLYFAALDLFNKPNAREIFLSLKKDKRLTWLRGKCSVASNLSCAE